GCCGTTCCACCGCGCGTGCCATCCTCACCCGCCTCAGCGATGAAGGCATCATCCGCTGGAACAAACGTCAGAAGATCGTGCTGCGCGAGCCCACCGACCGCGACCTCTTCCCCTCCGAAGAGACGGATTCGCTGCATGACATCATCGAGCGCAGCTTCATGCGGCGCATCCTGGCCGATGACGCTGCTCCCGGCATGCAGATCAACGAGCTGGAGCTTGCCCGCGAGATCGGCACCGGCACGACGAGCGTGCGCGAATTCCTGATCCGCTTCTCCCGCTTCGGACTGATCGAGAAGCGGCCGAACAGCCATTGGACGCTGAAGGGCTTCACCCGCGAATTTGCGCTCGAGCTTGCCGATGTCCGCGAAATGTTCGAACTGCATTCCGCCGCCGAATTCGGGCGGCTTCCCCGCGACAATCAGGCCTGGGCCGATCTTGCCGCCATGCGCGAGGAGCATGTCGCCATGCTTGCCGACATCAACCAGCGCTTCAAGGATTTCTCCGTCCTTGACGAGCGCTTCCACTTGCTGATCCACCGCGCTTCGAAGAACCGCTTCATCGCTGATTTCTACGATGCGATCGCCATCATCTTCCACTATCACTATCAGTGGAACAAGACCGCCGCCCGCGAGCGCAACGAGCGCGCCATCCACGAACATCTCGATTATATCGCCGCACTGGAATCCGGCGACCAGGCAGCGATCGGGAAGGCCTGCCGCGTCCATTTGCGCTCCGCCCGTCAGACCCTGCTGCAATCTCTGCCGCAGAATGCGACCGAGAGCGCGTGAGGTAAGAGAAGCGCGACACGGCACAACACCAACGACGGCTGACCTCCCCAGGCCGTGAATCGTCCGTTGGAACTTGCACATTTAAAAATCCATCACGCTATGTCGGCAAAACTCAGGGTTGATCCGACTGCTGCGCCTCGTCGCCTTGAGACCTGCGATACCGCGTCCGGCATCGGCGCCATGAAACCTTCTGATTTGTAAGCCGTTATCGTGCCTATGACCGACGTTAAAATCACACCGAAATCGGTCGACGGCACCGAGGAGCACGGTGCCGAGAAGTCGCGCCAGGAGAAGGCATCGACTGTCGAGGTCGCACCGCCGCCAGATGTCATCGAACCAAGTCAGAACCTCACGCCTGAGGAGGCCGAGCAGGCGCGCAAGCGATATTTGCTGAGGCGTTTCTGGATCAGCGCCCGCTGCTACTGGGGCAGCAGTGGCGACAAGCTCGCCTGGCCGTGCTCGATCGGTCTGTTGATGATGATCTGCATGAATGTCGGCTTCCAATATGGGATCAATCGCTGGAACCGCGGCATCTTCGACGCCATAGAGCGACACGACGCCGGCACCGTCTACTACCTGAGCGCCGTCTTCGTGCCGCTTGTGCTCGGAAGCGTCGCGCTTGTCACCGCGCAAGTCTATGTTCGCATGATGATCCAGCGCCGCTGGCGCTCCTGGCTGACGAAGGCGGTGATCACGCGCTGGCTGGCCAACGGTCGTTATTATCAGCTGAACCTCATCGGCGGCGACCACAAGAATCCTGAGGCGCGCATCTCGGAGGATTTGCGGATCGCTACCGAAGCGCCGGTCGACTTCATCGCCGGCGTCATCGCCGCCTTTCTGTCGGCTTCGACCTTCATCGTCGTGCTGTGGACGATCGGCGGAGCGCTGACGCTGCCGCTCGCCGGGTCGACCATCACCATTCCCGGTTTTCTCGTCGTCACTGCGGTGCTCTATGCCGTGATCACCTCAACTGTGATCGCGGTCATCGGCCGCCATTTCGTCCAGGTCTCGGAGGTCAAGAACCAGGTGGAGGCCGAGCTTCGCTACACATTGACCCGTGTGCGCGAAAACGGTGAGAGCATCGCCCTGCTCGGCGGCGAGGACGAGGAGCGTAGCGACCTCGACAGGACATTTTCCAATGTGCTCAGGCAATGGGCCCTGCTTGCGCGCCAGCACATGCGCACGACCTTCGTCTCGCACGGATCGATGCTGATTGCTCCTGTTGTGCCGCTCCTGCTATGCGCGCCGAAATTTCTCGCAGGCGGAATGACGCTTGGCGAGGTCATGCAGGCAGCCTCCGCCTTTGCCATCGTTCAGACGGCGTTCGGATGGCTGGTCGACAACTACCCACGTCTTGCTGACTGGAACGCCTGCGCGCGACGCGTCGCCTCGCTGATGATGTCGCTCGACGGCCTCGAGCGAGCCGAGCAGAGCGACGTTCTGGGACGCATCCGGCATGGTAAAACCAAGGGCAATGCGATCCTGAACTTGAACGATCTCTCGGTGTCTCTCGACGACGGCACCGCGGTGGTCAAGGAAACCCAGGTCGAGATCGCGCCGGGCGAGCGGGTGCTCGTGGCAGGCGAATCCGGCTCGGGCAAGAGCACGCTGGTGCGAGCCATCGCCGGTCTTTGGCCCTGGGGTCACGGCAGCGTCGATTTCCACGGCGACCGGCGCTTGTTCATGCTGCCGCAGCGGCCCTATATCCCGTCCGGGACGCTTCGGCGCGCGGTGGCCTATCCCCGTGCCGCCGACAGCTGGACGCTGGAGGAAATCAAGGCGGCCCTTGCCAAGGTGGGGCTGGATTATCTGAGCGAGAAGATCGAGGAAGAAGCGCCGTGGGACCAGATCCTGTCGGGTGGCGAAAAGCAGCGGCTCGCCTTTGCGCGGCTGCTGCTGCACACCCCCGATATCATCGTGCTCGACGAAGCGACCTCGGCACTCGACGAGAAGAGCCAGGACAGGATGATGGAGATGGTGATCGACGAATTGCCGGCGGCGACCATCATCAGCGTGGCGCATCGCGCCGAACTGGAAGCCTTCCACAGCCGCAAGATCACCTTGGAGCGGCGTGAGGGCGGCGCAAAGCTCGTCAGCGATATCGATCTCGTCCCGCGCAAGGGAAGACGAAACCTGATCCTGCGCGTTTTGGACAACCGCCGCTAATGCGAGGCCGCCTCGCTTGCCACCGCCGGCTCATCGTGCGTCTGGCGGTGGCCGACGGGGATCAGCCAGGTGGTGAAGAAGGTCAGCACCGCGACGACGACCACACCCCAGAAGCTCCAGTGCAGGGCCGCGTCGAAGATGCTGCGGATCGCCGGATCGGCGGCAAGCGCCGAGAGGCCGGTCGGCTGGTTCAGCGCCTTATGAAGGACGGCCGCGGTTGCACCGCTCGCATAATGGCTGATGCCGGCATTGAGAATGGCGCCGAGCACGGTGGCGCCGAGCGTATTGCCGAGGCTGCGGGCGAAGATGATCGAGGCCGTGGCGCTGCCGCGCATAGACCATTCGACGCTGTCCTGCACCAGCACGATGCTCGTCAGGCTGATCAGGCCCATGCCGAAGCCCATGAAGAAGGAGCCGGCGCCGGCGAGAACCGGCGAGCTTTCCGGCGTCAGGAACAGCAGAAAACAGGCGCCGAACGGAAACATCAGGCTGCCGACGCGCAGCGTGCGGCGAACGCCGAAAGCCTTGTAGAAGCGGCTGGAGAGCATCACCGCCAGGGGCCAACCGACGATGAGCATGGTCAGCGTGAAGCCGGCGATGATGGGCGTGCGGCCGAGCACGCCCTGCACATAGATCGGCAGGATGGTGGAAAGCCCGATCAGCGCCATGCCGGCAAGCAGCGTCGCCGCATTGCTGGTGGCGATCAGCCGGCGGCTCCAGAGCGCGATCGAAATGATTGGCTCCGGCGCCCGTCTCTCCTGGGCGAGGAAGAGCAGCCCCGCGACCACGAAGACGGCGAAAAGCGACAGCAGGATTGAGGCGCCCGCATCGGTTTCCGTCAGCATGACGAGCAGCGCCACGATGGACACCGAAAACAGCACCGATCCGAGATAATCGATCCTCGCCTGTTTGTGCGCGACGTTCTCCTTGAGGAAGATCATGAAGGCGACGATCGAGACGATGCCGATCGGCAGGTTGATCCAGAAGATCCAGGCCCAGGAAATATTGTCGACGATGATGCCGCCGGCGAGCGGCCCGACGACGGCCGAGGTCGCCCAGACGGTCGCCATCGCGCCCTGCACGCGGCCGCGCTCCTCCAGCTTGAAGAGATCGCCGATAATCGTCATCGTCACCGGCTGGATCGCGCCGGCGCCGAGCCCCTGCAGCAGCCGGAACAGCACCAGCGACATCATCGACCAGGCAAAGCCGCAGAGCAAAGAGCCGGCCAGGAAGATGAGGATGCCGCCGATCAACACCGGCTTGCGTCCGAAAATATCCGAAAGCTTGCCGTAGATGACCGTCGTCGTCGACTGCGCCAGCAGGAAGGCCGAAAACACCCAGCTGTAATAGGAAAAGCCGCCGAGCTGTCCGACGATGCGCGGCATTGCAGTCGCCACGATCGTTGCCTCGATGGCGACCATGAATGTCGCCACCATGATGGTCGCGACGACAAGCACGCGGTTCGAGCGATGCGCTGCATTCGACATGACGGTCCTCTTCGGGTGCTCCGCGGATGCCGGAGATATCGGCAGGCTGGCTGGTGTGGCGATCGCCATGTGCGGAGGGATGCAGCAGTTCTACGACCTGAAAGCAAGTCGGTAAAGCAATTCTCGCGACAGCCATCTTTTTGCGCAACGTCAGCCGAAATGAAGGCCCGGCGCGATCACGGCCGGGTCTTCATTCCATCGAAC
This DNA window, taken from Rhizobium etli CFN 42, encodes the following:
- a CDS encoding GntR family transcriptional regulator; the encoded protein is MARQNTVFKEAYNRYAAALRTDTALPSEPEIAAQLGVSRSTARAILTRLSDEGIIRWNKRQKIVLREPTDRDLFPSEETDSLHDIIERSFMRRILADDAAPGMQINELELAREIGTGTTSVREFLIRFSRFGLIEKRPNSHWTLKGFTREFALELADVREMFELHSAAEFGRLPRDNQAWADLAAMREEHVAMLADINQRFKDFSVLDERFHLLIHRASKNRFIADFYDAIAIIFHYHYQWNKTAARERNERAIHEHLDYIAALESGDQAAIGKACRVHLRSARQTLLQSLPQNATESA
- a CDS encoding ABC transporter ATP-binding protein/permease; translation: MTDVKITPKSVDGTEEHGAEKSRQEKASTVEVAPPPDVIEPSQNLTPEEAEQARKRYLLRRFWISARCYWGSSGDKLAWPCSIGLLMMICMNVGFQYGINRWNRGIFDAIERHDAGTVYYLSAVFVPLVLGSVALVTAQVYVRMMIQRRWRSWLTKAVITRWLANGRYYQLNLIGGDHKNPEARISEDLRIATEAPVDFIAGVIAAFLSASTFIVVLWTIGGALTLPLAGSTITIPGFLVVTAVLYAVITSTVIAVIGRHFVQVSEVKNQVEAELRYTLTRVRENGESIALLGGEDEERSDLDRTFSNVLRQWALLARQHMRTTFVSHGSMLIAPVVPLLLCAPKFLAGGMTLGEVMQAASAFAIVQTAFGWLVDNYPRLADWNACARRVASLMMSLDGLERAEQSDVLGRIRHGKTKGNAILNLNDLSVSLDDGTAVVKETQVEIAPGERVLVAGESGSGKSTLVRAIAGLWPWGHGSVDFHGDRRLFMLPQRPYIPSGTLRRAVAYPRAADSWTLEEIKAALAKVGLDYLSEKIEEEAPWDQILSGGEKQRLAFARLLLHTPDIIVLDEATSALDEKSQDRMMEMVIDELPAATIISVAHRAELEAFHSRKITLERREGGAKLVSDIDLVPRKGRRNLILRVLDNRR
- a CDS encoding MDR family MFS transporter, encoding MSNAAHRSNRVLVVATIMVATFMVAIEATIVATAMPRIVGQLGGFSYYSWVFSAFLLAQSTTTVIYGKLSDIFGRKPVLIGGILIFLAGSLLCGFAWSMMSLVLFRLLQGLGAGAIQPVTMTIIGDLFKLEERGRVQGAMATVWATSAVVGPLAGGIIVDNISWAWIFWINLPIGIVSIVAFMIFLKENVAHKQARIDYLGSVLFSVSIVALLVMLTETDAGASILLSLFAVFVVAGLLFLAQERRAPEPIISIALWSRRLIATSNAATLLAGMALIGLSTILPIYVQGVLGRTPIIAGFTLTMLIVGWPLAVMLSSRFYKAFGVRRTLRVGSLMFPFGACFLLFLTPESSPVLAGAGSFFMGFGMGLISLTSIVLVQDSVEWSMRGSATASIIFARSLGNTLGATVLGAILNAGISHYASGATAAVLHKALNQPTGLSALAADPAIRSIFDAALHWSFWGVVVVAVLTFFTTWLIPVGHRQTHDEPAVASEAASH